GGTGCATTTCATTTTTCAGCCTGCCGAAGAGAATCTGGGCGGTGCGCGCAAAATGGTGGAAGAGGGATTGTTCCAGCGCTTCCCGATGGATGCGATCTACGCCATGCACAACTGGCCGGGGCTGCCGCTGGGCTCACTGGCGGTTAACCCGGGTGCGATGATGGCGTCACTGGATTCGTTTGAAATTACGCTGCACGGCAAAAGCTGCCATGCGGCGATGCCGGAAAGCGGTGCCGACCCGATGGTGGTAGCGGCCGAGCTGATTCTGGCGCTACAGACCATTCCGTCACGCCGGCTCTCGCCGCTGGCGTCAGCGGTGGTCAGCGTGACGCAGATTCACGGTGGCGAAGCGATCAACGTCATCCCGGAACAGATTGTGTTGCGCGGGACAGTGCGCTGCCTGCAGACCAGCGTGCGCGAAAAAGTGCGCGGGCTGATTGATGAGTTTGTGGCGACCCTGCCGCGTCCGTTTGGCGTCAGCGGTGAGATTGACTGGCTGCCGGGCTATCCGGTCACGGCTAACCATGCCGCCCCGGCTGAGCAGGTGCGCGACGTGGCGCTGGCGACGCTGGGGGCAGAACAGGTTCACTGGCAGGTGAATCCGTCGATGGCGTCAGAAGATTTTGCCTGCATGATGGAAGCCTGTCCCGGCGCTTACTTCTGGCTGGGCGCGGACGGTGAAACCCCCTCCGCGCCGCTGCACAACGCCCGCTATGACTTCAACGACGCGCTGCTGCCCATTGGCATCCGTTTCTGGCAGAACCTGGTTGAACAGGCGCTGCCCGCCGCCTGAATCAGTAACCGGCAGCGCTGATCTGCTGCTCTGCCGCCGCCAGCGAGTCGCACTGGCCGCTGGCGCGCAGACAGCAGGCGAGCTGCAGTCGCAGTGACGCAGGCACCGGGCGCTGCTGATTCAGCACCTCTTCAATCCAGCGCGCAGTCACCTCTGCCGTCTTGTCTGCCGGCAGTTCAACCGCCACTTCAGGCTGACGCTCAACCCACACTTCCGCTTCCGCACCTGCGCCCTGAATCATGCTGATTGCCGGGCAGCGCTGAGGATTGGCATAGACCTCCCCTTCGGTGCCATTCAGCAGTATGGCCGGGGCATCGATGTCGCTGAAGAATTTCGCCACGCGCGGCACATACTCCGGATGCGAGACGCTCGACAGCCGCAGCGCCGTTCGCTCCGCAAACGGGGTCGCCAGTTTTGCCAGCGTATGTGCACTGTTACGCACGCCCATCCGCCAGCGCAGCGACAGCTGTTTGGCCATGGGCGGACAGAGGTGATCGATGGTGATAAAGGCCAGCTCGCCCTGATCGAGTTTCGCCTGCGCCGCCTCAGCGGTAGTGACAGGCATAATGCCCAGCGCGGCAAACACCGCTTCACTGGTGATGCGCGTCGCGTCATCGCTGACGCCATGCACCAGCACCGGGAAGCCGAGTTTCACCAGCAGCAGCGCCAGCAGCGGCGTCAGATTGCCCTGGCGGCGCGCACCGTTGTAGCTGGGGATCACCACCGGCATCGGCCGGTTTTCTGGCGCACGCAGTTGCATCATCTGCGCCTGCATCGCCTGATAAAAACCGCGCATCTCTTCTTCGCCTTCGCCTTTGATACGCAGCGCAATCAGGATGCCGCCCAGCTCCAGGTCCGGCACCTCGCCCGCCAGCATCGCGCCATAGAGCGCCACCGCGGTATCAAAATCGATGTCGCGGGCATGATTTTTACCGCGACCAATCTCTTTAATGATTTTATTCAGTTCCATCACTCGCTTCCGGTTCAGTGCGCGGCTCAGCGCCGCGTGGGACGTCGTTTACGCACCGTGTTTTTGGGCACCACGGTGGCCGGTATCGCTTCCGGCTCTGGCGTTTCGGGCTGTTCAATCGGGAAGATCGGCAGCGCAGCTAATAACCGGCTGCCGTAGGATTTGCTCAGCAGACGGCGGTCATAAATCACGATTTCGCCATAACATTGATGGCTGCGAATCAGGCGTCCGACCTGTTGAATCAGGGTGAATGAGGCGCTGGGTAAACTCTGCACCTCAAACGGATAGCGCTTCAGGCTTTTCAGCCACTCGCCTTCGGTCAAAATTACCGGACTGTCTACCGGGGGAAAAGCGATTTTGTGAATATGCACCTGACTCAGCAGATCGCCTTTCAGATCCAGCCCCTCGGCAAAGGACTGCAGGCCTATCAGCACGCTGGTTTCGCCTTTGGTGACGCGCTGACGGTGCAGGTCCACCAGGCGGCTGCGCGGCTGATCGCCCTGCACCAGCATGGAGAGCCGCAGGTCGGGCAGACAGGCGACAAACTGCTGCATCGCCCGGTTGCTGGCAAACAGCACCAGCACGCCTTTGTGCTTTTTCTCCGCCATCTGCTGACGGAAAAAACCGGCCATCTCCGCGATGTGCTCCGCTTCATGCGTCATCAGCGGCTCAAAGCGCATCTGCGGGATCACCAGCTTGCCCTGCTCCACGTGGTTAAACGGCGAGTCGAGGGCCACAAAACGGTCACCCGCTTTCTCGCTGAGCCCCGACATCTCCTGCAGGCGATTGAAGCTGTTGAGCGATCGCAGCGTGGCGGAGGTGACCACCACGTGTGGAATTTTGCGCCACAGCATCTTCTCCAGCTGATCGCTGACGCGGATCCCGGCGCAGTGAAACAGCAGATGCGCCTGACCTTCACGCAGCTCGCGGGTGATCCACTTCGATACCGGCGCGCCAGAGGCTTTTTCCATCGCCGCCAGCCGCCACAGCTTGCTGACCGATTCGAACCAGCCAAACTGGCGATTGAGCTGCAAAAGATTGCGATGCAGACGCACCAGATCGACTTTACCGGTCTGTTCGCTGAGCGCATTAATCAGGCCTTCGCTCAGGCCGCGCAGGGCATCGCTGAGTTTGAACAGCCGGGCACAGAGTTCCAGTAATTCCTGCGGCAGCGCGCCCAGCACAAAGCGAAATTCGCCCGGCTGGTTATGCGGCGGCAGCAGCGGATTCAGCGCCTGCGCGGTGGTGGTCAGCAGTCCGCGCAGCTCATCGCAGTGCGCCTTCAGCCGCTCAGGATTAGCCAGCGGCGGCGGCGATTTTGGCCGCATCTGCGTCATGATGCTCTCAACCAGCTTGATAAACAGGTCGAGCTGCAGGCTGCTCCAGCCCGGCGTGATGTCGGCGCTCATCTCCAGCGCATCACGCGCCACTTCCGGCAGGTGATGTCCTTCATCCAGCACCAGCATCAGGTTTTTGGCCGGTGGCAGCACCGACTCGTTCTCCATCGCCGCCATCACCAGCGCATGGTTCGCCACGACTACATCCACCTGCTCTATTTCGCGCCGCGCCACAAAGAACGGGCATTCACGATACCAGTGGCAATGCGAGCCGAGGCAGCTCGCTTTGTCGGTAGAGAGGCGCTGCCACAGGCTATCGCTGACGTTCTCCTCGCTGTGATCGCGCAGGCCATCCCACTGGTAGCGATCCAGCGATTTCTGTAAGCGACCACACTGCGTCTGTTCTTCTTTGGTGCTGCTGACCGCGTCATCGTCGAGATAGAGCAGCAGATCGCCCTGCTGATCGGCGTCGGCCGCCATCGCCGCCAGATTGCGCGGACAGACATAGCGCCCGCGGCCAAAGGCAGCAGTAAAAGTGAGGTCAGGGATGATTTTTTTCAGCAGCGGCAGATCTTTGGTGAAGATTTGATCCTGCAGCGCCACATTGGCGGTGCTAATCACCAGCTGCTTTTCCTGGGCGCGGCTGGCCGCGATGCCCGGAATGAGATAAGAGAGGGTTTTGCCCACGCCGGTCGGCGCTTCAACCGCCAGATGGCGCGAATCGTCGCCCGCCAGACATTTTGCCACTTCGGCAATCATCTGACGCTGCGGCGCACGCGGGATGAAATCAGGCACCTGCTCCTGAAGCGCTTTATACCATTGCGCTATCTGGCTTTTTACTGCGGCTGTCAGGGCCATGATTTGCTTTACCACACCGAAAAACTGGCCTGTATTTT
This genomic window from Pantoea sp. Lij88 contains:
- a CDS encoding M20 aminoacylase family protein, with amino-acid sequence MTLSPALLEDALRWRREFHRQPELGYQEQQTSQFIAEELARAGLQVFRGLAGTGVIGTLENGPGPVIGLRADMDALPITEKGDTEWRSATPGVMHACGHDGHSAILLAAARQLAATRRFSGTVHFIFQPAEENLGGARKMVEEGLFQRFPMDAIYAMHNWPGLPLGSLAVNPGAMMASLDSFEITLHGKSCHAAMPESGADPMVVAAELILALQTIPSRRLSPLASAVVSVTQIHGGEAINVIPEQIVLRGTVRCLQTSVREKVRGLIDEFVATLPRPFGVSGEIDWLPGYPVTANHAAPAEQVRDVALATLGAEQVHWQVNPSMASEDFACMMEACPGAYFWLGADGETPSAPLHNARYDFNDALLPIGIRFWQNLVEQALPAA
- the ybiB gene encoding DNA-binding protein YbiB translates to MELNKIIKEIGRGKNHARDIDFDTAVALYGAMLAGEVPDLELGGILIALRIKGEGEEEMRGFYQAMQAQMMQLRAPENRPMPVVIPSYNGARRQGNLTPLLALLLVKLGFPVLVHGVSDDATRITSEAVFAALGIMPVTTAEAAQAKLDQGELAFITIDHLCPPMAKQLSLRWRMGVRNSAHTLAKLATPFAERTALRLSSVSHPEYVPRVAKFFSDIDAPAILLNGTEGEVYANPQRCPAISMIQGAGAEAEVWVERQPEVAVELPADKTAEVTARWIEEVLNQQRPVPASLRLQLACCLRASGQCDSLAAAEQQISAAGY
- the dinG gene encoding ATP-dependent DNA helicase DinG, yielding MALTAAVKSQIAQWYKALQEQVPDFIPRAPQRQMIAEVAKCLAGDDSRHLAVEAPTGVGKTLSYLIPGIAASRAQEKQLVISTANVALQDQIFTKDLPLLKKIIPDLTFTAAFGRGRYVCPRNLAAMAADADQQGDLLLYLDDDAVSSTKEEQTQCGRLQKSLDRYQWDGLRDHSEENVSDSLWQRLSTDKASCLGSHCHWYRECPFFVARREIEQVDVVVANHALVMAAMENESVLPPAKNLMLVLDEGHHLPEVARDALEMSADITPGWSSLQLDLFIKLVESIMTQMRPKSPPPLANPERLKAHCDELRGLLTTTAQALNPLLPPHNQPGEFRFVLGALPQELLELCARLFKLSDALRGLSEGLINALSEQTGKVDLVRLHRNLLQLNRQFGWFESVSKLWRLAAMEKASGAPVSKWITRELREGQAHLLFHCAGIRVSDQLEKMLWRKIPHVVVTSATLRSLNSFNRLQEMSGLSEKAGDRFVALDSPFNHVEQGKLVIPQMRFEPLMTHEAEHIAEMAGFFRQQMAEKKHKGVLVLFASNRAMQQFVACLPDLRLSMLVQGDQPRSRLVDLHRQRVTKGETSVLIGLQSFAEGLDLKGDLLSQVHIHKIAFPPVDSPVILTEGEWLKSLKRYPFEVQSLPSASFTLIQQVGRLIRSHQCYGEIVIYDRRLLSKSYGSRLLAALPIFPIEQPETPEPEAIPATVVPKNTVRKRRPTRR